One bacterium genomic window, TCCCCCGGCCGCGCCTTGCGGGGATAGAACGACCCCGGGAAGTGCACGCTGTGAAACGCCGGGGCGTCGATCGCGTCCTGCACGTCCATCCCGAACACGATCATGTTGAGGAACACCTGCAGCGTCCACTGGTCCTGCTGGTCGCCGCCGGGCGTGCCGAAGACCATGCACGGCCGCCCGTCTCTCATCACGAGCGTCGGCGACAGCGTGGTCCTGGGCCGTTTGCGCGGCACCAGCGCGCCCGGGTGCCGCGGATCGTGCAGCCAGAACATCTGGCACCGCGTCCCCAGGCTGAAGCCGAGGCTCGGAATGACCGGCGAGCTCCGGAACCACCCGCCGCTCGGCGTCGCGGAAAACATGTTGCCGTCCGCATCGACCGCGCGGGTCCCGGTTGTCCCGCCCTCCCAGCCGCGCGCCTCCACCGCGGCGGCTTCCGCCGGCGCGGCGGCGCCCTCGAACGGATACGGGTCGCCCGGCCGCAGCTCGAGCGAGGCGCGACGCGGATCGATCAGGCCGCGGCGCGACGCCGCGTACTCGCCCGACAGCAGCCCGCGCATCGGCACGGCCGCAAACTCCGGGTCCCCGTAGAAGCGTTCCCGGTCCGCGAACGCCAGCTTGGCGGCCTCGGTGACGGTATGCACGTAGTCCGCCGTGTTGTGGCCCATCGCGGCGAGGTCGAAGCCGTCCAGCAGCGTGAGTTGCTGCAAGAAGACCGGCCCCTGCGACCACGGCCCGCACTTGTAGACATCGTAGCCGCGGAAGCGCACCGTCGCCGGCGCCTCGATCCGGGTCTCGAACGACGCGAAGTCGTCTTCGGTCAGCAGGCCCGGGGAGACGGTGCCGGTGGCGTCGCGCAGCCGGGTCTCCCGCTGGTAGGCGACGATCTCCCGGGCGATGGGCCCCCGGTAGAAGCAGTCGCGGGCGGCGCGCAGCGCCTCGTGGCGGCCGCGCCCGCGCGCGCCGCGCTCGGCCGCGATCAGGCGCTCGAAGGTGCGCGCGAGGTCGGGGTTGCGCCAGGTATCGCCGAGTTCCGGCGCCTGCCCGCCGGGCAGGAACAGCGCGGCGGACGTCGGCCACTCCGCGCGGAATCGTGCCTCGTGCTGCACGATCGACCGGCGCATCCCCTCGTACATCGGAAATCCGTTCGCGGCCAGTTCGAGCGCCGGGCCGAGCACCTGCTCCAGCGAAAGCCGCCCGTAACGGTCCAGGACCGTGATCAGCGCGTCCGGGACGGCGCACGGGCCGGCCGGCAGGAAGCCGTCGCCGGGAATCAGGTTGAGCCCGCGCTCGCGGAACCACTCGATCGTCGCCGCCGACGGCGCCCGCGTGTTGCCGCTGACCGCCGCGACGCGGCCGTCGCGCGCGTCGTGGATCAACATCGGGACCTCGCCGCCGAACCCGTAGCTCTGGTATTCCAAGCATGACTGCGCGAACACCATGGCGACGCCCGCGTCGAACGCGTTGCCGCCGAGCGAGAACATCTTGAGCCCCGCCACGCAGGCGAGGTAATGCCCGCAGGCGACCATGAACGACCGGCCGCGGATCACCGGGCGCGTCGACGCCCAGTTGAATGCCCAGTCGCCGTAGGCGGGGTCGGTGCCCTGAGCCCGCTGGGGCCGGCGCTCGCTCACCGCGCTACTTCCGGATGGCCGCGAACGCCTCGTCGCACGCCTGGAGCGTGCGGTCGACGTCGGCGTCCGAGTGCGCGAGCGAGATGTAGAACTTCTCGTTGGGGTTCACGAGGATGCCCCGCTTGATCATCTCGATCGACCAGCGCATGTGCACGTCTCGGTCGGAGGTGAGCAGATCCGTCCAGGTCCGGAGCGGACGGCGGTCGGTAAAGCGCACGCCGAAGACCGCGTCTTCGCCCGGCGTCTGCGCGGAGAAGCCGTGGCGCCGGCCGATCGCTTCGATTTCGCGGCGGAGCCGTCCGCCGATCCGGTGGAAGTGGTCGTACGCGCCGGCCCGGTTCAGCACGTCGAGGGCGACGAGCCCGGCGGTCGAGCTGACGGGGTTACCGTTGAGCGTGCCGCTCGCCCACACGAGCTTCGACCGCGCGGTGCGGCGCGCGTCGAAGTGCGCCATGATGTCGCCGCGCCCGGCGATCGCGGCCATCGGGAACCCGCCGGACATCGCCTTGCCGTAGGTCGCCAGGTCGGGCACCACGCCGTACTTTTCCTGGGCGCCGCCCCATGCGATCCGGAAGCCGGTCACGATCTCGTCGAAGATCAGGACGATGCCGAGCCGGCGGGTGACCTCGCGCAGCGTCTCGAGGAAGCCGCGCTCCGGCAGCAGCACGCGCTGCAGCGGCTCGACGATCACGGCCCCCAACTCCGCGGCGTGGCCCTCGATGATCTCGACGGCGCGCGCCGTCTCGTTGAACGGCGCGACCAGGATCTGGCCGCGCAGCGCGTCGGGAATCCCGAGCGAGTCCGGCTCCGCGTTCGGATAGTCGCTCGGGCGTGACGGCGTCGTGCCCCACAGCGCGTAGTCGTTCATGCCGTGCCAGCCGCCCTCGAATTTGAGGATCTTCGGCCGGCCGGCCGCGGCGCGGGCGACGCGCAGCGCGAAGAACGTCGCCTCGGTCCCCGAGCCGACGAAGTGCACCTGATCGGCGCACGGAATCGCCTCGACCAGCCGCTCCGCCAGCCGGATCACGGGCTCGTTGAGGAAGTAATAGGTGGAGCCTTTGACGACCTGGCGCTGCACCGCATCGACGATCTCCGGGTGGGCGTGGCCGAGCAGCGCGGGGCCGGACCCGAGGTGGTAGTCGATGAAGTCCCGGCCGCCGATGTCGGTGATGTGGCTGCCGCGCCCCTCGGCGATGACGAGGTTGACCTCGGGCGGCAGCACAAACAGGCCGAGGCCGCCGCCGGCGAGGTAGCGGCCGGCCTTTTGGAGCAGGTCCGCCTGCTTGCTCGCACTCGACGTGCCTGTGATCGGTGTCATCGTCCCCTCCGCGTGGGCGTAAACTCCATCCCGGCGTTCACGACGAGGTCACGAAGAACGCCGAGGCGGCCATGATGGCATACGCGGCGAGCAACTGCGCCCCCTCCAGCCAGTTGCTGCGGCCGTCGTGCGAAATGAACGTGACGATCAGGACCGAGAGCCCGACCGCGGCCACCTCGAACGTGGTGAAAATGAAGTCCATCGGATGTCCGGCGGCGAGCGAGATGAGGACGAGCGCCGGAGCGACGAAGAGCGCGATCTGGGTCGACGAGCCGATCGCGATCTCCAGCGTCACGTCGAGCTGGTCGCGCAGCGCGAAGACCACGGCGGCGCTGTGCTCCACGGCGTTCCCGAAGAACGGGATCAGCACGAGCCCCACGAAGAACTTCGAGAGGCCCAGGGCACCGATCGCCGGCTCGAGCGTCCGGACGAGAAGATCCGATTCGATCGCGACGACGATCGAGGCGGCGGCCAGGGCGCCCACGGCCCATGCGAGCGAGCACTGCGGCCGCTCCTCCGCCTTCGGCGTCAGAAACAGATGCTCGTGCGTCCGGTGTGTGAACAGGAGCGCGGCGGCGTAGAGCACGATCAGGACGGCGGCCACAGCCACGCTGACCGTCTCGCCCTGGTGCGCGGTCGGCCGGCCCGCCGTGAGGAAGAACAGCGCGGGCATCAAAAGCCCGATCACCGCCAGGGTCAGCGACGTCGAGTGCACCCCGGCGGCCGCGGCGTTGTAGCGCTGCACGCGGTGTCGGGTGCCGCCGGCCAGCAGCGCGAAGCCGAGCACGAGCAGCAGGTTGCCGAGAATCGACCCGGTGAGCGCCGTCTTGACGACGGCCGTCTCGCCGTGCGCCACGAGCACGATCGAGAGGATGAACTCGGTGACGTTGGCGAACGTCGCGTTCAGCAGTCCGCCGACGCGGGGACCGGCGTGTACCCCGATCTGCTGCGTCGCGCCGCCGATGATCTCGGCGAGCGGGAGCAGGGCGCCGCCCGCCAGCAGAAAGGTCGCCAGCGGCCACCCGCCGGCCGCGGCGGCGGCCGCCGAGAGTGGGACGAGAATCAGTAGCCAGCGTAGGGTCAGCCGCCGGAAGACGACGGGCACATAGACACGCACGGTGGGCACGTTTCGCGGTCCGGCGCCCGGCTCCCCGCTCGCGCGGCACGAACCGGCGGCATTCGCGCTGCCTGTCCGGAGGCGCTCGGCGGCATCCGGGCAGGACCGCGCCGCACGGAGCCGCGAACAGTCCCCAACGAGACCATCACGCGGAGGCCCCTATGCCCGACGAAACGGTGACGACGACGGTCCGCAGCGCGTCGATCGGACAGCCCGGCCGGTCCCTCAACAGCGCGCGAACCCACCACTTCATCCTCGATTCGTCTACGAAGCCCGAGGCGCTGAGCAATACCGAGTCGTTTCTCGCCGCCATCTCGTCCTGCGGCGTGACGTTGATCGAGCACTACGCGGCGGCCAACAAGATCCCGCTGACCGGCCTGACCGCCGCGATCACCGGCGTCCAGGAGCGCGCGGATCCGACGAAGTTCAAGCAGGTGGCGGTCCGGTTCGAGATGCGCGGCGTCGGCCGCGCCGACGCGGACACGCTGGTGGAGGTCTGGAGGGCCCGCTGACCACTCTATCGCACGGTCGCGGTCGCGACCGAAGTGATCGTCGACGTCACGGCGCAGGAGGCCCGATGAAACCCGACACCAGGCTGGTCCACGCCGGCCGCAACCCCGAACGGCACGGGGGCACGGTGAATCCGCCCATCCACCGCGCGTCCACGATCCTCTACCCCACCGTGGAGGCCTTCGAACGCCGGACCGAGCGAAAGTACGGCGACGTCTCGTCGTACGGCATCTACGGCACGCCGATCACTTTTGCACTGCGGGACGCGCTGGCCGAGCTCTCCGGCGGTGCGCGGTCGCTCGTCACGTCGTCGGGCCTGTCGGCGATCACGATGGCCCTCGCCGCTTTTCTGCGTCAGGGTGACCACGTGCTCGTGACGGACAGCGCCTACGGGCCGACGCGCAACTTCTGCGACGGAACGCTGGCCCGGTTCGGGGTCGAGACGACGTATTACGATCCCGCGATCGGCGCGGAGATCGCCGGGCTCATCCGGCCGAACACGAAGGTCGTCTACACGGAGTCGCCGGGCTCGCTCACGTTCGAGATCCAGGACGTTCCGGCGATCGCCGCCGCGGCGCACGCGTGCGGCGCCGCCGTGTTCTTCGACAACACGTGGGGCACGCCGCTCCATTTCCGGGCCTTCGACCACGGCGTGGACGTGGAAATCCAGGCGGGGACGAAGTACCTCGCCGGGCACTCGGACCTCCTCATCGGCGTGATCACCGCCCGCACCGAGGCGGTCTTTCGGACGCTCAAGGACGGCACCGACGGGTTCGGCGACTGCGTCGCGCCCGATCTGTGCTACGAGACACTGCGCAGCATGCGCACGCTCCACGTACGCATGCAGCGGCATCGGGAGTCGGCCCTGACCGTCGCGCGCTGGCTGGCCGGACGCCCGGAGGTCGCGCGCGTGCTGCATCCGGCGCTTCCCGATCATCCCGGCCACGCGCTCTGGCGGCGCGACTTCACCGGCTCGTCCAGCCTGTTTTCGATTCTGCTGCGCACCGAGTCGAAAGAGGCCGTCGCGGCGATGCTGGAGGGGCTCGAGCTGTTCAAGATCGGCGCGAGCTTCGGCGGGTTCGAAAGCCTGATACTTCCGGCAAACGTCACGGCCGCGCGCACGGCCCGACCGTGGACGGAGCGCGGCGCCCTCGTCCGCCTGCACGTCGGACTGGAAGCGGTCGACGATCTGATCGCCGATCTCGAAGCAGGGTTGCGGCGCCTCGCCGCGGTGCCTGCGAAAACCGGATGACGGGAGCGCCATGGGCGCATTTATCGGGTTCTTCGTGTTCTGGCTCGCCGGAAGCCTATTCGGTCCGTCGCACTACAGTCCGCCGGGCGATCCGGTGCCGGTGTTTCATGAATCGAGCGAAAGCGAGATGCGCTAGCGGCGCCGCTCGGCCGCCGGTGCGCGCGCCTCGAGCCGGTTGGCGTGGCGGTGCACGAGCCGCCACGCGCCGTCTTCGAACCGGAAGATATGCGTCACCCGGTTCGACCACTCGGCCGGCGCTTCGACGCCGGCGAGCCGGACGCGGAAGGTTTCGACATCCGTCGTGTAGGCCATCTCCGCGGTGACGACGGTCGTCAGGTTCTCGTACGCGACCGTACCGCCCGCGAACTGCGCCGCCGCCCAGGCCCACCGCGTGCGCACCGCGTCCCAACCGCGCTCGTACCCGCCCCACCCGTAAAACGCCGTCACGTCGCCGGCGTGCGAATACAGCGCCTGAATCGGCCGGGGGTCACCGCCGGCGGCGCGGCCGATCGCCGCGTGCAGCCGGTCAATCGCCGTGCGGAGCGCCTCGGGTACGTGCCCGTCCTCCCGGTCCATCGATGCCTCCCCGGCCGTGCGCCGGATCGCCCGGTCGCGTTTCTACTATCATGTCCGCCATATCCGCGCGGAGTGCGGCCTCACACGGTGCGCCCGAACACCCCGAGCGGCAGCAACGCGCTCACGACATACTGCCCCGCGTCCACGATCTCCGAGATCTTCAGGTCGACGCAGAGGCTGCAGAGCACGTAGGCGTCTTCGGCCGGCAGCCGGTGCGCGGCCGACAGGTGCGCGATCATCGCGCGGACCGCGTCCTGAGACGCGCGATACAGATCCGGCCCGACGCCGGTCGTACCGTACCACCCGCCGCCGTTGAGACGGGGCACGAGCGGCCCCGGGACGGCGAACTGCGGGGCCGGCAGGCGGCGCCCCTTCTGCACCGTGAGCCGCAGCGTGCCGCGCATCGGCGCCTCGATGCCGGTGATGCACACCTCGCCGTCGCCCTGGGCCGCGTGGGCGTCGCCGCAACTGAACAGCGCGCCGTCCGTCTGCACCGGCAGGTACAAGGTCGTGCCGGCCGTCAACTGCCGGACGTCCATGTTGCCCCCGAAGGCGCCCGGAGGCATGATCGCCTGCTCCCGCGCCCCGGCCGGGCACACGCCCATCGTCCCGAAAAACGGCTCGATCGGGATCGCGATGTCGTCGCGCAGGCGCGCCACGTCGCCGCCGGTGAGGTCGAAGACCCGGAGGTACGGCTCCGCGAAATCGTCCGGCAACAGGCCGCGGCCGGGAAAGAACGCGGTCCAGCCCCAACCGTCCGGACGGAGGTCCAGGATTTCGACCGCGAGGGTATCACCGGGAGCGGCGCCGCGGACGTACACCGGGCCTGCCAGCGGATACGACCGCCGGCGGTCCCGCTGTGCGAGCGACGCGGCGGTCGACGTTCGCGTGATCTGGTTGTCGCTGACGTCGCGGGTGTGCACGACGATCGCGTCGCCGCTGTCGATCGTGCACGCCGGCGGGTGGCGGGCGTCCCAGCTGTGGTGCACCCGGTCGGGAGGAACCGTATGCGTGGTCATGCCGTGCGGCTTCCAGGACGCGTGCGCGGCTCCTGCCCTGTCCCGGCCGTCCGCGGGGCTGCCGCCCGGTCTGCGCCGGGTCTCCGCCGGTCGGAGGAAGTGCCGGGGCGCGCGCGAATGGATGGCGCAATTTGATGCGCACGGCGTCGCACGCATGGCCCTCGCGGTTCGCCGAGGCGGCGATCCTCGCCGTCGTGTATTACGTCGCCGCCAAAGCCGGGCTGCGCCTCGCCTTCCTGAACCCCAGCGCGACACCCATCTGGCCGCCCACGGGCATCGCGATCGCGGCGCTGCTGCTCACCGGCACGCGGGCGTGGCCGGGCATCCTCGCCGGCGCATTCGCCGCGAACCTCACGACCGAAGGGACCGTCTGGACGTCGCTCGGCATCGCCGCGGGCAACACCCTCGAAGCCGCGGTCGCGGCGGCGCTGGTCGGACGCTACGCGGGCGGCCGGCGCGCGTTCAACCGCATCGAGGACATCGTGCGCTTCGCCGCGTTCGCCGCCGTGCTGAGCACCGCAATCAGCGCAACCGCCGGCGTGACCACGCTCGCGTCGGCCGGGTTTGTGCCGTGGCGGATGTACGGACCGGTCTGGCTCACGTGGTGGCTCGGCGACGCGACGAGCGCCGTCGTCGTAACGCCGGCGCTGCTGCTGTGGATCGAAGAGGCCCGTCGCGGCTGGACGGTCCGCGGCGTGGTGGAGCGCCTCGTCTTCGTCGCGGTGCTGCTGGTCGCGAGCGTGACGGTGTTCGGCACGCGGTATCCGTTCAGCTTCGCCATCGTGCCCCTGCTCATCTGGGCGGCGTTCCGGTTCGGCGCACGGGACGCGGCGACCGTCGTCGTGT contains:
- a CDS encoding gamma-glutamyltransferase family protein, with amino-acid sequence MSERRPQRAQGTDPAYGDWAFNWASTRPVIRGRSFMVACGHYLACVAGLKMFSLGGNAFDAGVAMVFAQSCLEYQSYGFGGEVPMLIHDARDGRVAAVSGNTRAPSAATIEWFRERGLNLIPGDGFLPAGPCAVPDALITVLDRYGRLSLEQVLGPALELAANGFPMYEGMRRSIVQHEARFRAEWPTSAALFLPGGQAPELGDTWRNPDLARTFERLIAAERGARGRGRHEALRAARDCFYRGPIAREIVAYQRETRLRDATGTVSPGLLTEDDFASFETRIEAPATVRFRGYDVYKCGPWSQGPVFLQQLTLLDGFDLAAMGHNTADYVHTVTEAAKLAFADRERFYGDPEFAAVPMRGLLSGEYAASRRGLIDPRRASLELRPGDPYPFEGAAAPAEAAAVEARGWEGGTTGTRAVDADGNMFSATPSGGWFRSSPVIPSLGFSLGTRCQMFWLHDPRHPGALVPRKRPRTTLSPTLVMRDGRPCMVFGTPGGDQQDQWTLQVFLNMIVFGMDVQDAIDAPAFHSVHFPGSFYPRKARPGEMLVEGRMPAPVVEGLRERGHAVTVAPDWSLNYTTAILYDPARRLMQAGASSRGERNYALGW
- a CDS encoding aminotransferase class III-fold pyridoxal phosphate-dependent enzyme; the protein is MTPITGTSSASKQADLLQKAGRYLAGGGLGLFVLPPEVNLVIAEGRGSHITDIGGRDFIDYHLGSGPALLGHAHPEIVDAVQRQVVKGSTYYFLNEPVIRLAERLVEAIPCADQVHFVGSGTEATFFALRVARAAAGRPKILKFEGGWHGMNDYALWGTTPSRPSDYPNAEPDSLGIPDALRGQILVAPFNETARAVEIIEGHAAELGAVIVEPLQRVLLPERGFLETLREVTRRLGIVLIFDEIVTGFRIAWGGAQEKYGVVPDLATYGKAMSGGFPMAAIAGRGDIMAHFDARRTARSKLVWASGTLNGNPVSSTAGLVALDVLNRAGAYDHFHRIGGRLRREIEAIGRRHGFSAQTPGEDAVFGVRFTDRRPLRTWTDLLTSDRDVHMRWSIEMIKRGILVNPNEKFYISLAHSDADVDRTLQACDEAFAAIRK
- a CDS encoding acetamidase/formamidase family protein yields the protein MTTHTVPPDRVHHSWDARHPPACTIDSGDAIVVHTRDVSDNQITRTSTAASLAQRDRRRSYPLAGPVYVRGAAPGDTLAVEILDLRPDGWGWTAFFPGRGLLPDDFAEPYLRVFDLTGGDVARLRDDIAIPIEPFFGTMGVCPAGAREQAIMPPGAFGGNMDVRQLTAGTTLYLPVQTDGALFSCGDAHAAQGDGEVCITGIEAPMRGTLRLTVQKGRRLPAPQFAVPGPLVPRLNGGGWYGTTGVGPDLYRASQDAVRAMIAHLSAAHRLPAEDAYVLCSLCVDLKISEIVDAGQYVVSALLPLGVFGRTV
- the metC gene encoding cystathionine beta-lyase translates to MKPDTRLVHAGRNPERHGGTVNPPIHRASTILYPTVEAFERRTERKYGDVSSYGIYGTPITFALRDALAELSGGARSLVTSSGLSAITMALAAFLRQGDHVLVTDSAYGPTRNFCDGTLARFGVETTYYDPAIGAEIAGLIRPNTKVVYTESPGSLTFEIQDVPAIAAAAHACGAAVFFDNTWGTPLHFRAFDHGVDVEIQAGTKYLAGHSDLLIGVITARTEAVFRTLKDGTDGFGDCVAPDLCYETLRSMRTLHVRMQRHRESALTVARWLAGRPEVARVLHPALPDHPGHALWRRDFTGSSSLFSILLRTESKEAVAAMLEGLELFKIGASFGGFESLILPANVTAARTARPWTERGALVRLHVGLEAVDDLIADLEAGLRRLAAVPAKTG
- the cax gene encoding calcium/proton exchanger: MPTVRVYVPVVFRRLTLRWLLILVPLSAAAAAAGGWPLATFLLAGGALLPLAEIIGGATQQIGVHAGPRVGGLLNATFANVTEFILSIVLVAHGETAVVKTALTGSILGNLLLVLGFALLAGGTRHRVQRYNAAAAGVHSTSLTLAVIGLLMPALFFLTAGRPTAHQGETVSVAVAAVLIVLYAAALLFTHRTHEHLFLTPKAEERPQCSLAWAVGALAAASIVVAIESDLLVRTLEPAIGALGLSKFFVGLVLIPFFGNAVEHSAAVVFALRDQLDVTLEIAIGSSTQIALFVAPALVLISLAAGHPMDFIFTTFEVAAVGLSVLIVTFISHDGRSNWLEGAQLLAAYAIMAASAFFVTSS
- a CDS encoding nuclear transport factor 2 family protein translates to MDREDGHVPEALRTAIDRLHAAIGRAAGGDPRPIQALYSHAGDVTAFYGWGGYERGWDAVRTRWAWAAAQFAGGTVAYENLTTVVTAEMAYTTDVETFRVRLAGVEAPAEWSNRVTHIFRFEDGAWRLVHRHANRLEARAPAAERRR
- a CDS encoding OsmC family protein produces the protein MPDETVTTTVRSASIGQPGRSLNSARTHHFILDSSTKPEALSNTESFLAAISSCGVTLIEHYAAANKIPLTGLTAAITGVQERADPTKFKQVAVRFEMRGVGRADADTLVEVWRAR